The Eriocheir sinensis breed Jianghai 21 chromosome 4, ASM2467909v1, whole genome shotgun sequence genome has a segment encoding these proteins:
- the LOC127010317 gene encoding uncharacterized protein LOC127010317 isoform X3, with translation MQASRSITTTASGRMSTQVTVHRMVTTTTTSAFLINVGYLKTFPGILKIFQVLLGCVVVGITGHYIHWTSRSQQFVPELFFLLIATACLITTSLLLFSCLCSIATASIIPKTLFVVLLHATLAYLLVCSSINLLREVVARNEGYKIYERGYNSKIFSGALGLVNCALYVLSSIYSVRTFRRG, from the exons ATGCAG GCAAGCagaagcatcaccaccaccgcaagcGGCAGGATGTCCACGCAGGTCACCGTACACCGGatggtcaccaccaccaccacctcggcctTCCTTATCAATGTGGGATACCTCAAAACCTTCCCGGGAATACTCAAGATCTTCCAAGTC ttgCTTGGGTGCGTTGTGGTGGGCATCACGGGCCACTACATCCACTGGACCTCCAGATCCCAGCAGTTTGTACCtgagctcttcttcctcctcatagcCACAGCCTGCCTCATCACCACCTCCCTCCTGCTCTTCTCCTGCCTCTGCTCCATCGCCACCGCCTCCATCATCCCCAAGACACTCTTT GTTGTGCTGTTACATGCCACATTGGCGTACCTTCTTGTGTGCTCATCCATTAATCTtctgagggaggtggtggccaGGAACGAAGGctataaaatatatgaaagaggCTACAACTCTAAGATATTTTCAGGG GCTCTGGGGCTGGTGAACTGTGCCCTCTATGTCCTGTCCAGCATCTACTCAGTCCGCACTTTCCGCAGAGGTTAA
- the LOC127010317 gene encoding protein singles bar-like isoform X4 produces MQASRSITTTASGRMSTQVTVHRMVTTTTTSAFLINVGYLKTFPGILKIFQVLLGCVVVGITGHYIHWTSRSQQFVPELFFLLIATACLITTSLLLFSCLCSIATASIIPKTLFETLYHIAASCLYFASALYLLIYLTNKTYRDNYYVAKTAASALGLVNCALYVLSSIYSVRTFRRG; encoded by the exons ATGCAG GCAAGCagaagcatcaccaccaccgcaagcGGCAGGATGTCCACGCAGGTCACCGTACACCGGatggtcaccaccaccaccacctcggcctTCCTTATCAATGTGGGATACCTCAAAACCTTCCCGGGAATACTCAAGATCTTCCAAGTC ttgCTTGGGTGCGTTGTGGTGGGCATCACGGGCCACTACATCCACTGGACCTCCAGATCCCAGCAGTTTGTACCtgagctcttcttcctcctcatagcCACAGCCTGCCTCATCACCACCTCCCTCCTGCTCTTCTCCTGCCTCTGCTCCATCGCCACCGCCTCCATCATCCCCAAGACACTCTTT GAGACGCTGTATCACATTGCAGCCTCTTGTCTTTACTTCGCCAGCGCTCTATACCTCCTCATTTACCTCACCAACAAAACTTACCGAGATAACTACTATGTGGCCAAGACAGCAGCCAGC GCTCTGGGGCTGGTGAACTGTGCCCTCTATGTCCTGTCCAGCATCTACTCAGTCCGCACTTTCCGCAGAGGTTAA
- the LOC127010317 gene encoding uncharacterized protein LOC127010317 isoform X1 yields MQASRSITTTASGRMSTQVTVHRMVTTTTTSAFLINVGYLKTFPGILKIFQVLLGCVVVGITGHYIHWTSRSQQFVPELFFLLIATACLITTSLLLFSCLCSIATASIIPKTLFETLYHIAASCLYFASALYLLIYLTNKTYRDNYYVAKTAASVVLLHATLAYLLVCSSINLLREVVARNEGYKIYERGYNSKIFSGALGLVNCALYVLSSIYSVRTFRRG; encoded by the exons ATGCAG GCAAGCagaagcatcaccaccaccgcaagcGGCAGGATGTCCACGCAGGTCACCGTACACCGGatggtcaccaccaccaccacctcggcctTCCTTATCAATGTGGGATACCTCAAAACCTTCCCGGGAATACTCAAGATCTTCCAAGTC ttgCTTGGGTGCGTTGTGGTGGGCATCACGGGCCACTACATCCACTGGACCTCCAGATCCCAGCAGTTTGTACCtgagctcttcttcctcctcatagcCACAGCCTGCCTCATCACCACCTCCCTCCTGCTCTTCTCCTGCCTCTGCTCCATCGCCACCGCCTCCATCATCCCCAAGACACTCTTT GAGACGCTGTATCACATTGCAGCCTCTTGTCTTTACTTCGCCAGCGCTCTATACCTCCTCATTTACCTCACCAACAAAACTTACCGAGATAACTACTATGTGGCCAAGACAGCAGCCAGC GTTGTGCTGTTACATGCCACATTGGCGTACCTTCTTGTGTGCTCATCCATTAATCTtctgagggaggtggtggccaGGAACGAAGGctataaaatatatgaaagaggCTACAACTCTAAGATATTTTCAGGG GCTCTGGGGCTGGTGAACTGTGCCCTCTATGTCCTGTCCAGCATCTACTCAGTCCGCACTTTCCGCAGAGGTTAA
- the LOC127010317 gene encoding uncharacterized protein LOC127010317 isoform X2 — MSTQVTVHRMVTTTTTSAFLINVGYLKTFPGILKIFQVLLGCVVVGITGHYIHWTSRSQQFVPELFFLLIATACLITTSLLLFSCLCSIATASIIPKTLFETLYHIAASCLYFASALYLLIYLTNKTYRDNYYVAKTAASVVLLHATLAYLLVCSSINLLREVVARNEGYKIYERGYNSKIFSGALGLVNCALYVLSSIYSVRTFRRG; from the exons ATGTCCACGCAGGTCACCGTACACCGGatggtcaccaccaccaccacctcggcctTCCTTATCAATGTGGGATACCTCAAAACCTTCCCGGGAATACTCAAGATCTTCCAAGTC ttgCTTGGGTGCGTTGTGGTGGGCATCACGGGCCACTACATCCACTGGACCTCCAGATCCCAGCAGTTTGTACCtgagctcttcttcctcctcatagcCACAGCCTGCCTCATCACCACCTCCCTCCTGCTCTTCTCCTGCCTCTGCTCCATCGCCACCGCCTCCATCATCCCCAAGACACTCTTT GAGACGCTGTATCACATTGCAGCCTCTTGTCTTTACTTCGCCAGCGCTCTATACCTCCTCATTTACCTCACCAACAAAACTTACCGAGATAACTACTATGTGGCCAAGACAGCAGCCAGC GTTGTGCTGTTACATGCCACATTGGCGTACCTTCTTGTGTGCTCATCCATTAATCTtctgagggaggtggtggccaGGAACGAAGGctataaaatatatgaaagaggCTACAACTCTAAGATATTTTCAGGG GCTCTGGGGCTGGTGAACTGTGCCCTCTATGTCCTGTCCAGCATCTACTCAGTCCGCACTTTCCGCAGAGGTTAA